The proteins below come from a single Gordonia sp. X0973 genomic window:
- the cysW gene encoding sulfate ABC transporter permease subunit CysW, which yields MKVSPLTRYGLRTVALLYLFVLLVVPVGLIFWRSFEHGLGQFWDWITTPAAISALQLSLLIVVVVVPLNVVFGIATALALSRGNFPGKGLLQSVVDLPFAVSPVVAGVALILLWGHGGWFGGVEGLGFRVIFGFPGLVLATLFVTLPFVVREVEPVLREIGTEQEQAAATLGANGWQTFWRITLPAIRWGLTYGVVLTIARALGEYGAVTMVSSNYPGISQTLTLLVHSRYTDDYNEYGAYAAATLLMLVAVLVLVAMTFVERRVRNRYAQASGSTASTDAEPLVAEVPDGPQALQPTLLAHKEGV from the coding sequence ATGAAAGTCTCACCCCTGACCCGGTACGGGCTGCGCACCGTCGCGTTGCTGTACCTGTTCGTGCTGCTCGTCGTGCCGGTCGGGCTGATCTTCTGGCGCTCGTTCGAACACGGCCTCGGCCAGTTCTGGGACTGGATCACCACGCCCGCCGCGATCTCCGCGCTGCAACTGAGCCTGCTGATCGTCGTGGTCGTCGTCCCGCTCAACGTCGTCTTCGGCATCGCGACCGCCCTGGCGCTGTCCCGCGGCAACTTCCCCGGAAAGGGATTGCTGCAGTCGGTCGTCGACCTGCCCTTCGCGGTGTCGCCGGTCGTCGCCGGTGTGGCGCTGATCCTGCTGTGGGGGCACGGCGGCTGGTTCGGCGGCGTCGAGGGCCTCGGATTCCGGGTGATCTTCGGATTCCCCGGGCTGGTGTTGGCGACGCTGTTCGTGACGCTGCCCTTCGTGGTCCGCGAGGTGGAGCCGGTGCTGCGCGAGATCGGCACCGAACAGGAACAGGCCGCGGCCACCCTGGGTGCCAACGGGTGGCAGACCTTCTGGCGGATCACCCTGCCCGCGATCCGATGGGGACTGACCTACGGCGTCGTGCTGACGATCGCCCGAGCGCTGGGTGAATACGGCGCGGTGACCATGGTCTCGTCGAACTATCCGGGTATCTCGCAGACGCTGACCCTGTTGGTCCACTCGCGCTACACCGACGACTACAACGAATACGGCGCCTACGCCGCGGCAACCCTGCTCATGCTGGTCGCGGTCCTGGTACTGGTGGCGATGACCTTCGTCGAGCGGCGGGTCCGCAACCGGTACGCGCAGGCCAGCGGCTCCACCGCGTCCACCGATGCCGAACCCCTCGTCGCCGAGGTCCCCGACGGGCCGCAGGCGTTGCAACCCACACTTCTCGCGCACAAGGAAGGCGTGTGA
- a CDS encoding sulfate/molybdate ABC transporter ATP-binding protein, whose amino-acid sequence MSISVIGANKRYGDFAALDNVSIDIPEGSLTSLLGPSGSGKSTLLRAIAGLDSLDSGTVVINGTDVSSVSPQKRDIGFVFQHYAAFKHLNVRDNIAFGLKIRKRSKADIDKKVDELLDIVGLTVFQKRFPAQLSGGQRQRMALARALAVDPQVLLLDEPFGALDAKVRDDLRKWLRRLHDEVHVTTVLVTHDQAEALDVSDRIAVLNQGRIEQVGSPDDLYDRPVNPFVASFLGSTVRVNGELVRPHDIRIGRNPEIALPGGDAALDTGVVKATVKRVVNLGFETRVELLSSATGDEFAAQITRGDQNALHLQPGETVYARATKVAAFEG is encoded by the coding sequence ATGTCCATCTCGGTTATCGGCGCAAACAAGCGCTACGGCGACTTCGCCGCCCTCGACAACGTGTCGATCGACATCCCGGAGGGCTCGCTGACCTCGCTCCTCGGGCCGTCGGGATCGGGCAAGTCGACCTTGCTGCGGGCGATCGCCGGCCTCGACAGCCTCGACTCGGGGACCGTGGTCATCAACGGCACCGACGTGTCGAGCGTGTCGCCGCAGAAGCGCGACATCGGATTCGTCTTCCAGCACTATGCGGCCTTCAAGCACCTCAACGTGCGCGACAACATCGCCTTCGGGTTGAAGATCCGCAAGCGGTCCAAGGCCGACATCGACAAGAAGGTCGACGAGCTGCTCGACATCGTCGGGCTGACCGTCTTCCAGAAGCGGTTCCCCGCGCAGCTCTCCGGTGGCCAGCGCCAGCGCATGGCGTTGGCCCGTGCGCTCGCAGTCGACCCGCAGGTGCTGCTCTTGGACGAGCCGTTCGGCGCGCTCGACGCCAAGGTTCGCGACGACCTGCGCAAATGGTTGCGGCGCCTCCACGACGAGGTACACGTGACGACGGTGCTGGTGACCCACGACCAGGCCGAGGCGCTGGACGTCTCCGACCGGATCGCCGTGCTCAACCAGGGGCGAATCGAGCAGGTGGGCTCACCCGACGACCTCTACGACCGCCCGGTCAACCCGTTCGTCGCGTCCTTCCTAGGCTCGACGGTGCGCGTCAACGGCGAGCTGGTGCGCCCGCACGACATCCGCATCGGCCGCAACCCGGAGATCGCGCTGCCCGGCGGCGACGCCGCCCTGGATACCGGCGTGGTGAAGGCGACGGTGAAGCGGGTGGTGAACCTCGGCTTCGAGACCCGCGTCGAGTTGCTCTCGTCGGCCACCGGCGACGAGTTCGCCGCACAGATCACCCGCGGCGACCAGAACGCGCTGCACCTGCAGCCGGGCGAAACCGTCTACGCCCGCGCGACGAAGGTCGCCGCGTTCGAGGGCTGA
- a CDS encoding sulfate adenylyltransferase subunit 1, producing MKHSPDLLRIATAGSVDDGKSTLVGRLLYDTKSVLADQIDAVHRASEARGLDGPDLSLLVDGLRAEREQGITIDVAYRYFATGERSFVLADTPGHVQYTRNTVSGASTAQLVILLVDARNGVVAQTRRHAAVMALLGVPQLVLAVNKIDLVDNPAEQFATITADFAELTRSLGWSDEQVLAIPVSALHGDNVASRSDKTPYYDGPTLIEHLETVPNVHERAGDPVGLRFPVQYVIRPRTAEFPDYRGYAGQIAAGTVTAGDEVVILPSGTRTTVEAIDTADGQLAAAHAGHSVTLLLADDVDVSRGDVIAAVDGAPEPIQQFVATVCWLGDKPLRPGARLLLKHGTRTTQAIIGSLDVGFDEQELTLRDSPELLELNQIGRISVQTAEPIVADDYSHSRESGSFLLIDPAGGNTLAAGLVGDALEQLHLAPVPA from the coding sequence ATGAAACACTCCCCCGACCTCCTGCGCATCGCGACGGCCGGCAGCGTCGACGACGGCAAGTCCACCCTCGTCGGCCGCCTGCTCTACGACACGAAGTCGGTGCTCGCCGACCAGATCGACGCCGTGCACCGCGCGTCGGAGGCCCGCGGCCTCGACGGCCCGGACCTGTCGCTGCTCGTCGACGGCCTGCGCGCCGAGCGCGAGCAGGGCATCACGATCGATGTCGCCTACCGCTACTTCGCCACCGGTGAACGCTCCTTCGTCCTCGCCGACACCCCCGGTCACGTGCAGTACACCCGCAACACCGTGTCCGGCGCCTCGACCGCGCAGCTGGTCATCCTGCTGGTCGACGCCCGCAACGGCGTTGTCGCCCAGACCCGCCGCCACGCCGCGGTCATGGCACTGTTGGGCGTGCCGCAGCTGGTGCTCGCGGTCAACAAGATCGACCTCGTGGACAACCCGGCCGAGCAGTTCGCCACCATCACGGCTGATTTCGCCGAGCTGACCCGTTCCCTCGGGTGGAGCGACGAGCAGGTGCTCGCGATCCCGGTGTCCGCGCTGCACGGCGACAACGTCGCCAGCCGGTCGGACAAGACGCCCTACTACGACGGCCCCACGCTCATCGAGCACCTGGAGACCGTCCCCAATGTGCACGAGCGCGCCGGCGACCCCGTCGGCCTGCGCTTCCCGGTGCAGTACGTGATCCGGCCGCGGACCGCGGAGTTCCCCGACTACCGGGGTTACGCGGGACAGATCGCCGCCGGCACCGTCACGGCGGGTGACGAGGTCGTCATCCTTCCGTCGGGCACCCGCACCACCGTCGAGGCGATCGACACCGCCGACGGACAGTTGGCCGCCGCCCATGCCGGGCACAGCGTCACGCTGTTGCTCGCCGACGACGTCGACGTCTCGAGGGGTGACGTCATCGCCGCGGTCGACGGTGCGCCCGAACCGATCCAGCAGTTCGTCGCGACGGTCTGCTGGCTCGGCGACAAGCCGCTGCGCCCGGGCGCCCGCCTGCTCCTCAAGCACGGCACCCGCACCACGCAGGCGATCATCGGTTCGCTCGACGTCGGTTTCGACGAGCAGGAGCTGACGCTGCGGGATTCGCCGGAGTTGTTGGAACTGAACCAGATCGGGCGGATCTCGGTGCAGACGGCCGAGCCGATCGTCGCCGACGATTACAGCCACAGCCGCGAGTCGGGCAGCTTCCTGCTGATCGATCCCGCCGGCGGCAACACGTTGGCCGCCGGACTGGTCGGCGACGCCCTCGAGCAGCTGCATCTGGCGCCGGTCCCGGCATGA
- the cysD gene encoding sulfate adenylyltransferase subunit CysD gives MSIDTQTTPILRTEDEFDTLDALESESIHIFREVAGEFERPVILFSGGKDSTLLLHLALKAFWPAPLPFSLLHVDTGHNLPEIIAFRDEIVERHNLRLHVASVEEYLADGRLTERPDGIRNPLQTIPLLDAITENRFDAVFGGARRDEERARAKERVFSLRNAFGQWDPKRQRPELWNLYNGRHAPGEHVRVFPLSNWTELDVWRYIAREQVLLAPLYYAHEREVFQRDGMWMTSGSWGGPREGEVVETRSVRYRTVGDGSTTGAVLSDAADNEAVLAEVATSRLTERGATRGDDRVSEAAMEDRKREGYF, from the coding sequence ATGAGCATCGATACCCAGACCACACCGATCCTGCGCACCGAGGACGAGTTCGACACCCTCGACGCACTGGAGTCCGAGTCGATCCACATCTTCCGCGAGGTGGCCGGCGAGTTCGAGCGGCCGGTGATCCTCTTCTCCGGCGGCAAGGATTCGACGCTACTGCTGCACCTGGCGCTCAAGGCCTTCTGGCCCGCGCCGCTGCCGTTCTCGCTGCTGCACGTCGACACCGGGCACAACCTGCCCGAGATCATCGCGTTCCGCGACGAGATCGTCGAGCGGCACAACCTGCGGCTGCACGTCGCGAGCGTCGAGGAGTATCTGGCCGACGGCCGGCTCACCGAGCGCCCGGACGGCATCCGCAACCCGCTGCAGACGATCCCGCTGCTCGACGCCATCACCGAGAACCGTTTCGACGCGGTGTTCGGCGGCGCCCGGCGCGACGAGGAGCGGGCCCGCGCGAAGGAGCGCGTCTTCTCGCTGCGCAACGCCTTCGGTCAATGGGACCCGAAGCGCCAGCGCCCCGAGTTGTGGAACCTCTACAACGGGCGCCACGCCCCCGGCGAGCACGTCCGGGTCTTCCCGCTGAGCAACTGGACCGAGCTCGACGTGTGGCGCTACATCGCCCGCGAGCAGGTGCTGCTGGCCCCGCTGTACTACGCGCACGAGCGCGAGGTGTTCCAGCGCGACGGCATGTGGATGACCTCCGGCTCATGGGGCGGACCGCGCGAGGGCGAGGTCGTCGAGACCCGCTCGGTGCGCTACCGCACCGTCGGCGACGGCTCCACCACCGGTGCCGTCCTGTCCGACGCCGCCGACAACGAGGCGGTCCTGGCCGAGGTGGCCACCTCCCGACTCACCGAGCGCGGTGCCACCCGCGGCGACGACCGCGTGTCCGAGGCCGCCATGGAAGACCGCAAGCGCGAAGGATACTTCTGA
- a CDS encoding phosphoadenylyl-sulfate reductase, with protein MTTTIDTDHLRDIAARGAADLGPDATAEQLLRWTAETFGTDFVIAANMQDAVLIDVADKAIDKALIDHEKLKVLFLDTGYHFPETIGTRDAVTQVYDLELINATPENTVEQQDELLGKDLFSRDPGECCRLRKVVPLRTSLAGYSAWVTGIRRVEAPTRANAPLISFDEGFGLVKINPLAAWTDEEFQKYIEDHGVLVNPLVDEGYPSIGCAPCTAKPAIGADPRSGRWAGRAKTECGLHVS; from the coding sequence ATGACAACCACCATCGACACCGATCACCTGCGCGACATCGCCGCGCGCGGCGCCGCCGACCTGGGCCCCGACGCGACCGCGGAGCAATTGCTGCGCTGGACCGCCGAGACCTTCGGCACCGACTTCGTGATCGCTGCGAACATGCAGGACGCGGTGCTCATCGACGTCGCCGACAAGGCCATCGACAAGGCGTTGATCGACCACGAGAAGCTCAAGGTGCTCTTCCTGGACACCGGGTACCACTTCCCGGAGACGATCGGGACCCGCGACGCCGTCACCCAGGTCTACGACCTCGAGCTGATCAACGCGACGCCGGAGAACACCGTCGAGCAGCAGGACGAGTTGCTCGGCAAGGATCTCTTCTCCCGCGACCCCGGCGAGTGCTGCCGGTTGCGCAAAGTCGTGCCGCTGCGCACGTCGCTCGCCGGGTACTCCGCCTGGGTCACCGGTATCCGCCGCGTCGAGGCGCCCACCCGCGCCAACGCGCCGCTGATCTCCTTCGACGAGGGATTCGGGCTGGTGAAGATCAACCCGCTCGCCGCATGGACCGACGAGGAGTTCCAGAAGTACATCGAGGACCACGGGGTCCTGGTGAATCCACTGGTCGACGAGGGCTATCCCTCGATCGGGTGCGCGCCGTGCACCGCCAAGCCAGCCATCGGAGCCGATCCGCGCAGTGGCCGTTGGGCCGGGCGCGCCAAGACAGAATGCGGGTTGCACGTCTCATGA
- a CDS encoding HNH endonuclease signature motif containing protein → MLQYAHRIGMVNMYSKGDRRGGLMVEVDAAGPGIAGRLPDSPLELAELIDVAVAKLAGSSLGVLSDRQVIACVETVETAWRRAAGVNAALYVEIAGRAAYTLVGHRSVKTFYAQYLRLGTVEAKRRREVAEAIGPLSAVTGEALPPKRGSVAQAVGAGAVSADHVCEIETVLGRVPCATSSEEVDTAVEILVGAAREVAPSDLRPLGQRLLAHLDPDGKLTDDRDRRRMRGIVIGRQDKRLMSKISGYLTPSLRAKLEVVLDNWAKPGMNNPADPDSLRGSFSELGEADREAWADAQCRDGRSAAQRQHDGLEHGLDWILGHQALGRPTRIPAQLVITVEEGDLARRAGVATTATGSMIPVGDLIAVAADAVPWLCVFTSCTREVLAFGRGKRLATMAQRLALFGAYLGCTRPGCTRPFSHTEAHHGLLDFAKGGETNLDELVPACGPDNRNVGDRPGQWETGPITSGPDTGRIGWRLAGSGTAYRVNRVHDPGPIFARPPPLTYRATKPVSPCCASDPTATHAHHEVPATGRHRRVWNAYSSMSSKRRRSWSRVPPEIVTRIGPRWTAGGAAPPSRRSR, encoded by the coding sequence GTGTTGCAATACGCACACCGTATTGGTATGGTGAACATGTATTCGAAGGGTGATCGGAGGGGGGGTCTGATGGTCGAGGTTGACGCAGCCGGGCCGGGCATCGCCGGGCGGTTGCCCGATTCCCCGCTCGAGTTGGCGGAGCTGATCGATGTTGCGGTGGCGAAGCTCGCCGGGTCGTCGTTGGGCGTGCTGTCCGATCGGCAGGTGATTGCCTGTGTGGAGACTGTGGAGACGGCGTGGCGTCGCGCTGCCGGAGTGAATGCGGCGCTTTATGTGGAGATTGCCGGCCGGGCGGCGTACACCTTGGTGGGTCACCGGTCGGTGAAGACCTTCTATGCCCAGTATTTGCGGTTGGGAACCGTGGAGGCGAAGCGACGACGGGAGGTGGCCGAGGCGATCGGGCCGTTGAGCGCGGTGACCGGGGAAGCGTTGCCGCCCAAGCGTGGGTCGGTCGCGCAGGCCGTCGGTGCGGGCGCGGTTTCGGCTGATCATGTTTGCGAGATCGAGACGGTGCTGGGGCGGGTTCCGTGCGCGACGTCGTCAGAAGAGGTGGATACCGCGGTCGAGATCTTGGTGGGGGCGGCACGCGAGGTCGCCCCGTCGGATTTGCGGCCGCTGGGGCAACGATTGTTGGCGCATCTGGATCCGGATGGAAAGCTGACCGACGACCGGGATCGCCGGCGGATGCGGGGAATCGTCATCGGCCGGCAGGATAAGCGGCTGATGAGCAAGATCTCCGGGTATCTCACGCCGTCGTTGCGTGCGAAGCTCGAGGTCGTGCTGGACAACTGGGCCAAGCCCGGGATGAACAACCCGGCCGACCCGGATTCGCTTCGCGGTTCGTTCTCCGAGTTGGGTGAGGCGGACCGGGAGGCGTGGGCCGATGCCCAGTGCCGTGACGGGCGGTCGGCGGCCCAGCGTCAGCACGATGGGTTGGAACACGGTCTCGACTGGATCCTGGGTCATCAAGCCTTGGGGCGCCCCACCCGGATCCCGGCGCAACTGGTGATCACCGTCGAGGAAGGGGATCTGGCCCGGCGGGCCGGGGTCGCGACGACGGCGACGGGATCGATGATTCCGGTGGGTGATCTGATCGCGGTGGCCGCCGATGCGGTGCCGTGGCTTTGCGTGTTCACGTCCTGCACGCGTGAAGTCCTGGCCTTCGGCCGCGGTAAGCGCCTGGCCACCATGGCGCAGCGCCTGGCCCTGTTCGGCGCCTATCTGGGATGCACCCGGCCCGGCTGCACGCGGCCGTTCTCCCATACCGAGGCCCATCACGGCCTGCTCGACTTCGCCAAGGGCGGTGAGACCAACCTCGACGAACTCGTCCCCGCCTGCGGACCGGACAACCGCAACGTCGGCGACCGTCCCGGACAATGGGAAACCGGACCCATCACCAGCGGCCCCGACACCGGCCGGATCGGTTGGCGGCTCGCGGGCAGCGGCACCGCATACCGTGTCAACCGGGTCCACGACCCCGGTCCTATCTTCGCGAGACCGCCACCCCTGACCTACCGGGCAACGAAACCCGTATCACCCTGCTGCGCGTCAGACCCGACCGCGACCCACGCTCATCACGAAGTCCCAGCGACAGGTCGTCACCGTCGCGTGTGGAACGCGTACTCAAGCATGTCCTCGAAGCGGCGTAGGTCTTGGTCGCGGGTACCGCCGGAGATCGTTACCCGGATCGGGCCAAGATGGACGGCGGGAGGGGCTGCGCCGCCAAGTCGACGATCGCGCTGA
- a CDS encoding alpha/beta hydrolase: protein MPPDAPTAAWLAEQRASGAKEMHEMTPVAARAAFEETCSRYGLAPVEVASVEDRSVAGPAGDIPVRVYTPAIDGGEGDAAGRGPLPVLVYSPGGGFIVGSPDSVHGLATVLARDVGAVVVSVDYRKGPEAPFPAAFDDVLAVVRWVGEHADEIGGDPTRIAVAGDSAGGNLSAVAAIDARDRGFPGLVAQVLIYPATDITRKYPSVDENGDGRFLTKKLLRWFGENFTADPSDWRASPILVEDLSGVAPAFVVTAECDPMRDQGEAYARRLADAGVPVRAQRYEGQIHGFVANLAGVLPGGRRAVADITDYLRGALHVESGQTR from the coding sequence ATGCCACCCGATGCCCCCACCGCCGCATGGTTGGCCGAGCAACGGGCCTCCGGCGCCAAGGAGATGCACGAGATGACGCCGGTGGCGGCTCGGGCCGCATTCGAGGAGACGTGCTCGCGCTACGGCCTGGCGCCGGTCGAGGTCGCCTCGGTCGAGGATCGGAGCGTCGCCGGGCCCGCCGGCGACATCCCGGTGCGTGTCTACACCCCGGCGATCGACGGAGGTGAGGGAGATGCGGCGGGTCGGGGACCGTTGCCCGTCCTGGTGTATTCGCCGGGTGGCGGGTTCATCGTGGGATCGCCTGATTCGGTTCACGGTCTCGCGACGGTGCTGGCACGCGATGTGGGCGCCGTCGTCGTATCCGTCGACTACCGCAAGGGCCCGGAGGCGCCCTTCCCGGCCGCCTTCGACGACGTGCTGGCCGTGGTGCGCTGGGTGGGCGAGCATGCCGACGAGATCGGTGGCGATCCGACGCGGATCGCGGTCGCCGGCGACAGTGCCGGTGGGAACCTGTCCGCCGTCGCGGCGATCGACGCCCGCGACCGCGGATTCCCGGGATTGGTGGCGCAGGTCCTCATCTATCCGGCCACCGACATCACCCGCAAATATCCGTCCGTCGACGAGAACGGTGACGGCAGGTTCCTGACCAAGAAGCTGCTGCGCTGGTTCGGCGAGAACTTCACCGCCGACCCGTCCGATTGGCGGGCGTCACCGATCCTCGTCGAGGACCTGTCCGGAGTCGCACCCGCTTTCGTCGTCACCGCGGAATGCGATCCGATGCGCGATCAGGGCGAGGCCTACGCCCGCCGCCTCGCCGATGCCGGGGTACCGGTGCGCGCGCAGCGGTACGAGGGCCAGATCCACGGCTTCGTCGCCAACCTGGCCGGCGTGCTGCCCGGCGGGCGGCGGGCCGTCGCCGATATCACCGACTACCTGCGCGGCGCTTTGCACGTCGAGAGTGGGCAGACGCGCTGA
- a CDS encoding sirohydrochlorin chelatase translates to MSVLLVAHGSRDPRFAATVTGIRDAVRRGRPDVRVELAYLDLNAPLVGDVLDDLAVDVEPVTVVPLLLGDGYHSRFDLPVLLDAARRRHPALTVAQTPVLGSAGLVDALADRLREAGAGAEAGVLMYAVGSSDERSDDAARRRGAELADLAGVPVEVVFATKLGEDAVELDAALTRLRRAGARRVVGLPYFLSPGLLTERVERLLPDALVAQPLADHPAVISAIVDLAAQPLPPSILARSG, encoded by the coding sequence ATGAGTGTCTTGCTCGTCGCGCACGGCAGCCGGGATCCCCGGTTCGCCGCCACGGTGACGGGCATCCGCGACGCGGTGCGCCGGGGACGCCCGGACGTCCGGGTGGAGTTGGCCTATCTGGACCTGAACGCGCCGCTGGTCGGTGACGTCCTCGACGATCTCGCCGTCGACGTCGAGCCGGTCACCGTCGTGCCGCTGCTCCTCGGCGACGGCTACCACAGCCGCTTCGACCTGCCGGTGCTCCTCGACGCGGCACGGCGCCGGCACCCGGCGCTGACCGTCGCGCAGACGCCCGTCCTCGGTTCCGCCGGTCTCGTCGACGCGCTGGCCGACCGGCTGCGCGAGGCCGGAGCCGGCGCCGAGGCCGGAGTGTTGATGTACGCGGTCGGGTCGTCGGATGAGCGTTCCGACGACGCCGCCCGCCGTCGGGGTGCCGAATTGGCCGATCTCGCCGGTGTCCCGGTCGAGGTCGTGTTCGCGACGAAGCTCGGGGAGGACGCGGTCGAACTCGATGCCGCGCTGACCCGCCTGCGCCGTGCCGGTGCGCGCCGTGTCGTCGGGCTGCCCTACTTCCTGTCCCCCGGGCTGCTCACCGAGCGCGTCGAGCGGTTGCTGCCCGACGCTCTCGTCGCACAGCCGCTGGCCGATCACCCCGCGGTCATCAGCGCGATCGTCGACTTGGCGGCGCAGCCCCTCCCGCCGTCCATCTTGGCCCGATCCGGGTAA
- the cysT gene encoding sulfate ABC transporter permease subunit CysT produces the protein MTTGTVPNSTAPGGFLGRARTFNGVSPAGIGVAWLWLSIIVLLPLAAIAVQSFGGGWSGFWGAITDGNALDALGITVGVSVVVALINVAFGTLIAWVLVRDDFPGKGLVNAIIDLPFALPTIVASLVLLSLYGPNSPIDIHLNATRPALVIALTFVTLPFVVRQVQPVLLELDTDVEEAAAVLGASNRVTFTKIVLPALLPAILTGAGLAFTRAIGEFGSVVLIGGNIPGETQVASQYIQQQIEIDEPVNAAAVSVVLLLTAFVVLFALRIVGRRQSVREDDDR, from the coding sequence ATGACTACGGGCACGGTGCCGAATTCCACGGCCCCCGGCGGCTTCCTGGGCCGTGCGCGGACGTTCAACGGGGTGTCGCCGGCCGGGATCGGCGTCGCCTGGCTCTGGCTGAGCATCATCGTGCTGCTGCCGCTGGCCGCGATCGCGGTGCAGTCCTTCGGCGGCGGGTGGAGCGGATTCTGGGGGGCGATCACCGATGGGAACGCCCTCGACGCCCTCGGCATCACCGTGGGGGTCTCGGTCGTCGTCGCCCTGATCAACGTGGCATTCGGCACGCTGATCGCCTGGGTGCTGGTCCGCGACGACTTCCCCGGTAAGGGCCTGGTCAACGCGATCATCGACCTGCCCTTCGCGCTCCCGACGATCGTCGCGAGCCTCGTGCTGCTCTCGCTGTACGGGCCGAACTCGCCGATCGACATCCACCTGAACGCGACGAGGCCCGCCCTGGTCATCGCGTTGACCTTCGTTACTCTCCCGTTCGTCGTCCGCCAGGTCCAGCCGGTGCTGCTGGAACTCGACACCGACGTCGAGGAGGCGGCCGCCGTGCTCGGCGCCAGCAACCGGGTGACCTTCACCAAGATCGTGCTGCCCGCGCTGCTGCCCGCCATCCTGACCGGCGCCGGCCTGGCGTTCACCAGGGCGATCGGCGAGTTCGGGTCGGTCGTCCTCATCGGCGGCAACATCCCGGGCGAAACCCAGGTGGCCTCGCAGTACATCCAGCAGCAGATCGAGATCGACGAGCCGGTCAACGCCGCCGCCGTCTCGGTGGTGCTCCTACTCACCGCCTTCGTGGTGCTCTTCGCACTGCGGATCGTGGGTCGGCGCCAGTCGGTGCGAGAGGACGATGACCGATGA